The nucleotide sequence ACTCATGttgcaccctccccctcgcaAACTTAATCCTCCTCACCTGAAACGCCAGAACAAACTCGCTCGCTGTATCAAAAGCGACACCCTGGAGTCTATTGCTCCCAATTTGCAGCAACGGCTTCACCTCCGCCACTCCCTCCGGCCCCGACACCCCCACTCGTGCATCTACCTCCCGTGTCCTCTCCAACGACACCGATGCCCCCCTGGCAATCTTGACACCAGTAACGATATACACCGGCGCGCGGTATCTTCTCTCCGTCAAATACCCCTTTACATCATCCTGCTCCGACACCCGCTGTATATACTCCTCCGTCGCGACAAACTCCCCTGTTTCGAGCTCTGGGACTTGTATCACGTCGTTGGAGCCGCGCTCGAGGAATAAACCGAGGTCGGCGCCCATCGGAAGGTTgaggccggcgaggagggtggtccAAAGGCCGAAGCGGCCGGTGAGGAGGTCTTTCCgcgtggaggagaaggaagtTACTGTTGTTGGGGGTAGCAGGTCGtcggggttgatggggagtcGCGATTTTCGGTTTAGGGGTATCAAGTCCGGGCTGAGGGGGTCGGGGAGGATGTCGCCGAggcggagggaggagggggaggtggtgaagttgGGGGCTAAGATGTAGGCTTTTTTTGCCATTGGTGCGGTGGGAATGGTAACGGTGAGGGAAAGTTAGTTGGAATGGAGGTGataagggggggggggggcgcgGTAGAGCGTTTGTTGTGAGG is from Podospora pseudopauciseta strain CBS 411.78 chromosome 5 map unlocalized CBS411.78m_5.2, whole genome shotgun sequence and encodes:
- a CDS encoding uncharacterized protein (EggNog:ENOG503P282) translates to MAKKAYILAPNFTTSPSSLRLGDILPDPLSPDLIPLNRKSRLPINPDDLLPPTTVTSFSSTRKDLLTGRFGLWTTLLAGLNLPMGADLGLFLERGSNDVIQVPELETGEFVATEEYIQRVSEQDDVKGYLTERRYRAPVYIVTGVKIARGASVSLERTREVDARVGVSGPEGVAEVKPLLQIGSNRLQGVAFDTASEFVLAFQVRRIKFARGRVQHELSLKGTSMLGDEREDVQEWKVESVDDFVGEEDEVEVLEDSDGVQWAVAREFED